In Eubalaena glacialis isolate mEubGla1 chromosome 12, mEubGla1.1.hap2.+ XY, whole genome shotgun sequence, a single window of DNA contains:
- the VGLL2 gene encoding transcription cofactor vestigial-like protein 2 isoform X1: MSCLDVMYQVYGPPQPYFAAAYTPYHQKLAYYSKMQEAQECNASPSNSSGSGSSSFSSQTPASIKEEEGSPEKERPPEAEYINSRCVLFTYFQGDISSVVDEHFSRALSQPSSYSPSCTSNKAPRSSGPWRDGSFPMSQRSFPASFWNSAYQTPVPAPLGSPLAAAHSELPFAAADPYSPAALHGHLHQGAAEPWHHAHPHHAHPHHPYALGGALGAQAAAYPRPAAVHEVYAPHFDPRYGPLLMPAASGRPARLAPAPAPAPGSPPCELSAKGEPAGATWATPGGPFASPTGDVAGGLGLSVDSARRYSLCGASLLS; this comes from the exons ATGAGCTGTCTGGATGTTATGTACCAAGTCTATGGTCCTCCCCAGCCTTACTTCGCAGCCGCCTACACCCCTTACCACCAG AAACTAGCCTATTACTCCAAAATGCAGGAAGCCCAGGAGTGCAACGCCAGCCCCAGCAACAGCAGCGGCAGTGGCAGCTCCTCCTTCTCCAGCCAAACTCCGGCTAGTATAAAAGAAGAAGAGGGCAGCCCGGAGAAAGAGCGCCCACCAGAGGCGGAGTACATCAACTCCCGCTGCGTCCTTTTCACCTATTTCCAGGGAGACATCAGCTCTGTGGTGGACGAGCACTTCAGCCGGGCCCTGAGCCAGCCTAGCAGCTATTCCCCAAGCTGTACAAGCAACAAAGCCCCGCGGAGCTCTGGGCCCTGGCGGG ACGGCTCCTTCCCGATGAGCCAGCGCAGCTTCCCCGCCTCCTTCTGGAACAGCGCTTACCAGACGCCGGTGCCCGCGCCGCTGGGCAGCCCTCTGGCCGCCGCTCACTCGGAGCTGCCCTTCGCCGCTGCCGACCCCTACTCGCCGGCCGCGCTGCACGGCCACCTGCACCAGGGCGCGGCAGAGCCCTGGCACCACGCGCATCCTCACCACGCGCATCCGCACCACCCCTACGCGCTGGGCGGCGCCCTCGGCGCCCAGGCCGCCGCCTACCCGCGGCCCGCCGCCGTGCACGAGGTCTACGCGCCGCACTTCGACCCGCGCTACGGGCCGCTGCTGATGCCCGCCGCCTCGGGGCGCCCGGCCCGCCTCGCTCCCGCGCCGGCCCCCGCGCCAGGCAGCCCGCCCTGCGAGCTCTCGGCCAAGGGCGAGCCGGCCGGCGCCACGTGGGCCACGCCCGGGGGACCTTTCGCGAGCCCCACGGGGGACGTGGCCGGGGGTCTGGGCCTCAGCGTGGACTCAG CTCGTCGTTATTCCCTCTGTGGTGCATCCCTCCTGAGCTGA
- the VGLL2 gene encoding transcription cofactor vestigial-like protein 2 isoform X2 produces the protein MSCLDVMYQVYGPPQPYFAAAYTPYHQKLAYYSKMQEAQECNASPSNSSGSGSSSFSSQTPASIKEEEGSPEKERPPEAEYINSRCVLFTYFQGDISSVVDEHFSRALSQPSSYSPSCTSNKAPRSSGPWRARRYSLCGASLLS, from the exons ATGAGCTGTCTGGATGTTATGTACCAAGTCTATGGTCCTCCCCAGCCTTACTTCGCAGCCGCCTACACCCCTTACCACCAG AAACTAGCCTATTACTCCAAAATGCAGGAAGCCCAGGAGTGCAACGCCAGCCCCAGCAACAGCAGCGGCAGTGGCAGCTCCTCCTTCTCCAGCCAAACTCCGGCTAGTATAAAAGAAGAAGAGGGCAGCCCGGAGAAAGAGCGCCCACCAGAGGCGGAGTACATCAACTCCCGCTGCGTCCTTTTCACCTATTTCCAGGGAGACATCAGCTCTGTGGTGGACGAGCACTTCAGCCGGGCCCTGAGCCAGCCTAGCAGCTATTCCCCAAGCTGTACAAGCAACAAAGCCCCGCGGAGCTCTGGGCCCTGGCGGG CTCGTCGTTATTCCCTCTGTGGTGCATCCCTCCTGAGCTGA